CGTGATGGCCGACATCATGATGCGCATGCCGGGCGCGTTCTCCGCCGGCGCCAGCGTATCGAGCAGGATATGCAGCGACAGCAGCATCAAGCCGAGGCCGATGCAGACGCGGCCGATGTCCTTGATCCGCGAGCGCGGGCCCGAGCGAAAGGCGACGAGCCCCAGCACGAACAACACCGGTGCGGCCGCCGCGATATTGAACGAGAGCACCTGCACGATCAGCGTCGTGCCGACATTGGCTCCGAGCATGATGGCGAGCGCGGCCGCGAGGCTGACGAGGCCTTCGGCGGCGAATGAACTGGTGATCAGCGCAGTCGCCGTGCTGCTCTGGAGCAGCGCGGTGAGGCCGAGGCCGGCCGCAAACGCCTTGAAGCGGTTGCCAAGCGCCTTGCCGAGCAGCCGCCGCAGGTCCGGGCCGAACGCGCGCAAAATGCCGCTGTGGACCATGTGCAGGCCCCACAGCAGCAGAGCAACGCCGCCCATCAGATCGAGCAGAACCAACGTTCCCATTCTCCCTGTCCGGATTGAGAGTCGATTGGTGAGGCTAGCGCCAAATGCTTGAGGTTCAAACCATTTGTTGGCTCATCGGCGTTAACGCCTGCGTGGGTTGCTCGTTCCCGTCGCGGCGCGCCTTGGCGCGTCCGCGGCGCGCTGCCTTTTGCTCAGACTCACATTGCCGCTTTGAGGGCAGCAAAGCCGCGATCGAGATCGGCCTTGAGGTCGTCGGTGCTTTCGAGCCCGATATGCAGACGGAGAGTCGGGCCGCCCGGCGCCCACTTGGTCGCGGTGCGATAGTCGTTGCAGTCGAACGGAATCGCGAGGCTCTCGAAGCCGCCCCACGAAAAACCCATGCCGAACAGCTTGAGCGTGTTGAGCATGGTGTCGACGGCCTTCTGCGGCGCCGGCTTCAAGACGATGCTGAACAGGCCCGAGGCGCCGGTGAAGTCGCGCTTCCAGATCGCGTGACCGGGATCGGTCTCCAGCCCCGGATGTAGCACGCGCGCGACTTCAGGCCGATCAGCGAGCCAGCGCGCCATCTCGAGGCCTGAACGATGATGCTGCGCCAGCCGCACCGACAGCGTGCGCAGGCCGCGCAGCGCGAGGAAGACGTCATCAGGACCGGCGCAGACGCCGAGCAGGCGGATTCCTTCCGCTACTATCGGCCAGGCCTTGGCATTGGCCGAGATGGTGCCGAACATGATGTCGGAATGGCCGCCGATATATTTGGTGGCCGCCTGCATGCTGATGTCGACGCCCTGTTCGAGCGAGCGGTGATAGAGCGGCGTCGCCCAGGTGTTGTCGTCGATGACAAGCGCGCCCTTGGCATGCGCGACCTCGGCGATGGTGCGGATGTCCGGCATCTCGAACGATTGCGAACCAGGCGCCTCGACCAGCACCGCGCGCGTGTTCGGCTTGAACAGCTTTTCGATGCCGGCGCCGATCAGCGGATCGAAATAGGTGGTCTCGATGCCATAGCGGGTGAGCATGCCGTTGCAGAAATTGCGCGAGGGTCGATAGACGTTGTCGCAGACCAGGATGTGGTCGCCGGCCTTCAGCACCGAGAGCAGGGTGGTGGAGATTGCCGACAGTCCTGACGGCACGATGCCGACGCCGGCACATTGCGGCCCCTCCAGCGCCATCAGCGTCTCCTGGAACGCCTTGGTGGTGGGGGAGCCGTGGCGGCCATAGGTGAACTCGCCGCGATGGGCGTGCAGGTCCTCGGCGGTCGGATAGAGCACGGTCGAGCCGTGGAACACCGGCGGATTGACGAAGCCCTTCTGCGCCTTGGTGTCGCGGCCGGAGGTCACCAGGCGGGTCTCGGCCTGCTGCTGAAGGGGATGCGAGGAATCCATGCGTCTGCTTTCAAAAAAGCGTTTCCGCTGGCGCGCGTCGCGCCCGCAGGCTGGCCGAAAGGCCGCTGTCGTTAATAACAGAACACAGAAGAGTCCCGTCAACCCCTTGACCCGGCCCGTCAGCCGCTCTCCTATGCGCAGGTGCTATTCAGTCGCCGCATGTTGAGGGGCAGCCGCGACCTTCGATCCATCGTCTGACCGGACCTTGCGCCACAGCCACAAAGGCGGGCGCAAGCGGCGGGGATTAGGTTATGGCCTCTCGGGATCGGCGGGTGTTCGGCAAGGTTTTCCAGCATGACTCTTGCAAGGCTAGTGCTGCGACGCCTAGTCCTGGCAGAGACGATCCTGAGACAACGTTCATTGAGACGACCTTGAAAGGCCTTCAGCCCATGAAACGCGTAACCCTGGCTCTCACTCTCGCTCTCGCCGCCGGCCTGACTGCCCAGACTGCCGGTGCGCAAACGCTCAAGACCGTCAAGGACCGGGGCACGCTGTCCTGCGGCGTCAGCCAGGGCCTGCCGGGCTTCTCCTCGCCCGACGACAAGGGCAACTGGACCGGGCTCGACGTCGACCTCTGCCGCGCCGTCGCCGCCGCCATCTTCAACGATCCGACCAAGGTCAAGTACGTGCCGCTGTCCGCCAAGGATCGCTTCACGGCACTGCAATCCGGCGAGATCGACGTGCTCTCGCGCAACACCACCTGGACCATCTCGCGCGACACCTCGCTCGGCGCCAACTTCACCGGCGTGACCTATTATGACGGGCAGGGCTTCATGGTGAAGAAGTCGCTCAAAGTGAATTCCGCGTTGGAACTGAACAGCGCCTCGGTCTGCGTGCAGACCGGCACCACCACCGAACAGAATTTGGCCGACTACTTCAAGGCCAACAACATGAAGTACGAGGTGATCGCGTTCGGCACCAATGACGAGACGGTCAAGGCCTATGAGGCCGGCCGCTGCGACGTCTTCACCACCGACCAGTCGGGCCTCTACGCCAACCGCCTCAAGCTCGCCAATCCCAACGACCACATGGTGCTCCCCGAGATCATCTCGAAGGAGCCGCTCGGCCCGATGGTGCGCCACGGCGACGACCAGTGGTTTGACATCGTGAAGTGGACGCTGTTCGCGATGGTCACCGCCGAAGAGCTCGGCATCACCTCGAAGAACGTCGACGAGAAGGCCAAGATGGAAAATCCGGAGCTGAAGCGCGTGCTCGGCACCGACGGCAATTTCGGCGAACAGCTCGGCCTCACCAAGGACTGGGTGGTCCGGATCGTGAAGGCGGTCGGCAATTACGGCGAGGTGTTCGACCGCAATGTCGGCTCGGGCTCGCCGCTCGCCATCAATCGCGGTCTCAACAATCTCTGGAACAAGGGGGGTCTCCAGTACGCGCCGCCGATCCGCTGATCCCGCCTGATCCGCGGCGATGAGCACCGAGGCTCGAAAACCGCCGGCCCAGATCGCGCTGAAGATCAGGCGCATTCTGGGCGGCAAGGCAGGCTGGAACGGCGTCGCCGTCCAGTTTGCCTTCGCGGCGATCCTGGGCTGGATTGGCTACGAGATCGTCTCCAACACCCGCGCCAACCTCGAGAACCAGCACATCGCCGCCGGCTTC
The genomic region above belongs to Bradyrhizobium arachidis and contains:
- the metC gene encoding cystathionine beta-lyase: MDSSHPLQQQAETRLVTSGRDTKAQKGFVNPPVFHGSTVLYPTAEDLHAHRGEFTYGRHGSPTTKAFQETLMALEGPQCAGVGIVPSGLSAISTTLLSVLKAGDHILVCDNVYRPSRNFCNGMLTRYGIETTYFDPLIGAGIEKLFKPNTRAVLVEAPGSQSFEMPDIRTIAEVAHAKGALVIDDNTWATPLYHRSLEQGVDISMQAATKYIGGHSDIMFGTISANAKAWPIVAEGIRLLGVCAGPDDVFLALRGLRTLSVRLAQHHRSGLEMARWLADRPEVARVLHPGLETDPGHAIWKRDFTGASGLFSIVLKPAPQKAVDTMLNTLKLFGMGFSWGGFESLAIPFDCNDYRTATKWAPGGPTLRLHIGLESTDDLKADLDRGFAALKAAM
- a CDS encoding amino acid ABC transporter substrate-binding protein is translated as MKRVTLALTLALAAGLTAQTAGAQTLKTVKDRGTLSCGVSQGLPGFSSPDDKGNWTGLDVDLCRAVAAAIFNDPTKVKYVPLSAKDRFTALQSGEIDVLSRNTTWTISRDTSLGANFTGVTYYDGQGFMVKKSLKVNSALELNSASVCVQTGTTTEQNLADYFKANNMKYEVIAFGTNDETVKAYEAGRCDVFTTDQSGLYANRLKLANPNDHMVLPEIISKEPLGPMVRHGDDQWFDIVKWTLFAMVTAEELGITSKNVDEKAKMENPELKRVLGTDGNFGEQLGLTKDWVVRIVKAVGNYGEVFDRNVGSGSPLAINRGLNNLWNKGGLQYAPPIR